In Mangifera indica cultivar Alphonso chromosome 1, CATAS_Mindica_2.1, whole genome shotgun sequence, a single genomic region encodes these proteins:
- the LOC123223784 gene encoding pentatricopeptide repeat-containing protein At5g06540: protein MSVSRSILEALRLKNPKLPLLESCSCFSHLKIIHGHMIRTHIILDVFAASRLIALCINPAFQASLLEYALRVFTQIQNPNLFIYNALIQGFSGSENPHQAICFYSQLQCQSLVPDNITFPFLVKSCTKLGSKDMGIQAHGQIIKHGFETDVYVQNSLVHMYSTCGDIKSAKKIFSRMRYFDVISWTSMIAGYNKCGDVDSARLLFDKMPQKNLVTWSIMISGYAKSNQFDKAVELFQILQDKGIKANETVMVSVISSCAHLGALELGEKAHNYVVRHNLTVNLILGTALVDMYARCGSIEKAITVFEELTERDTLSWTALIAGIALHGNAERALKYFNEMLETGLAPRDITFTAILSACSHGGLVEKGLEIFDSIKGDYKMEPRLEHYGCVVDLLGRAGRLAEAEKFVLDMPVKPNPPIWGALLGACRIHKNAEVAERAGKILIELLPEHSGYYVLLANIYARTNKWGSAEKMRHMMKEKGVKKPPGYSLIEIEGRVHKFTIGDEAHPEIKNIERMWEEIVQKIRLAGYTGNTAEALFDVDEEEKESSLYRHSEKLAIAFGITKTKSGMPIRIVKNLRVCEDCHTATKLISKVFDRELIVRDRNRFHHFRDGTCSCMDYW, encoded by the coding sequence ATGAGTGTTTCTCGTTCAATCTTGGAAGCACTAAGACTAAAGAATCCCAAACTTCCGTTGCTAGAATCCTGCTCTTGTTTTTCCCATCTAAAGATCATCCATGGCCATATGATAAGAACCCATATCATACTCGATGTTTTTGCTGCTAGTCGCCTGATTGCCTTGTGCATAAATCCTGCGTTTCAAGCTAGTTTACTAGAATATGCCTTACGTGTCTTCACCCAgattcaaaaccctaatctGTTCATTTATAATGCATTGATTCAGGGCTTTTCTGGTAGTGAAAATCCACACCAGGCCATATGTTTTTATTCCCAGTTGCAATGCCAAAGCCTGGTTCCAGATAATATAACATTCCCATTTTTAGTCAAGTCTTGTACTAAATTGGGTTCTAAAGATATGGGAATTCAAGCTCATGGTCAGATTATTAAGCATGGATTTGAAACTGATGTTTATGTGCAAAATTCTCTTGTTCACATGTATTCTACATGTGGGGATATAAAGTCAGCAAAGAAAATCTTTAGCAGAATGCGTTATTTCGATGTTATTTCTTGGACTTCTATGATTGCCGGTTACAACAAATGCGGTGATGTTGATTCAGCACGCCTGTTGTTTGATAAAATGCCGCAGAAGAATTTGGTTACATGGAGTATAATGATCAGTGGGTATGCGAAAAGCAATCAGTTTGATAAAGCTGTAGAGTTGTTTCAAATCCTTCAAGATAAAGGCATTAAAGCTAATGAAACGGTTATGGTCAGTGTGATATCTTCATGTGCTCATTTGGGTGCTCTTGAGCTAGGAGAAAAAGCTCATAACTATGTAGTGCGACATAACTTGACTGTAAATTTGATACTTGGGACAGCTCTGGTTGACATGTATGCAAGATGTGGGAGTATAGAGAAAGCGATTACAGTATTTGAGGAGCTAACGGAAAGGGATACGTTAAGTTGGACAGCTCTCATTGCAGGAATTGCATTACATGGCAATGCGGAGAGAGCTCTCAAGTACTTCAACGAAATGTTGGAGACGGGTTTAGCCCCAAGAGACATTACATTTACTGCAATTTTGTCAGCTTGCAGCCATGGTGGATTGGTAGAGAAAGGTTTGGAGATATTTGACAGTATAAAAGGAGACTATAAAATGGAGCCTAGATTGGAACACTATGGATGTGTGGTTGATTTGCTAGGCAGAGCAGGGAGGTTAGCTGAAGCAGAGAAGTTTGTCCTTGATATGCCTGTGAAGCCGAATCCCCCAATATGGGGGGCATTGCTTGGAGCTTGCAGGATTCACAAGAATGCAGAGGTTGCAGAAAGAGCAGGAAAGATATTGATCGAGTTGCTACCTGAACATAGCGGCTACTATGTGCTCCTTGCTAACATTTATGCGCGAACAAACAAGTGGGGGAGTGCCGAGAAAATGAGGCATATGATGAAGGAGAAAGGAGTTAAAAAACCACCAGGTTATAGTCTAATTGAGATAGAAGGAAGAGTTCATAAGTTTACCATTGGAGATGAAGCACACCCAGAAATCAAAAACATCGAAAGAATGTGGGAGGAGATTGTGCAGAAGATAAGATTGGCAGGGTATACAGGGAATACAGCTGAGGCATTGTTTGATGTAgatgaagaggaaaaagaaagttCACTTTACAGGCACAGTGAGAAGCTTGCCATTGCATTTGGAATTACAAAGACTAAATCTGGTATGCCAATTCGGATAGTAAAAAACTTGAGGGTTTGTGAAGATTGTCACACAGCTACAAAGCTTATTTCGAAAGTTTTTGATCGAGAGTTGATTGTGAGAGACCGGAACCGGTTCCATCATTTTAGAGACGGTACTTGTTCTTGTATGGATTACTGGTAA